The following are encoded together in the Microbacterium hatanonis genome:
- a CDS encoding DUF6855 family protein: protein MDRDRPSSSAYTMYIDDAVDPPELVCQVGATTLRYRARAIDDLHTWLLDRDEWVPLGAADEKKVAQRGTVEHFGRADDNPIGGWYGLRSGYRGRFGMYLPPLLEALGMAEISHEPRNNSIRAPPRQ from the coding sequence ATGTACATCGACGATGCGGTCGACCCGCCCGAGCTCGTCTGCCAGGTAGGCGCGACCACGCTCCGCTACCGTGCGCGTGCGATAGACGATCTCCACACGTGGCTTCTCGACCGCGACGAGTGGGTGCCGCTGGGGGCGGCGGACGAGAAGAAGGTCGCTCAGCGGGGAACGGTCGAGCATTTCGGGCGGGCGGACGACAACCCCATCGGCGGGTGGTACGGGCTCCGCAGCGGGTACCGAGGCCGGTTCGGGATGTACCTCCCGCCTCTTCTCGAAGCCCTGGGCATGGCCGAAATCTCGCACGAGCCTCGGAACAACAGCATCCGGGCACCTCCTCGGCAGTAA
- a CDS encoding carboxylesterase/lipase family protein, with translation MRRAAPRARDVRVTGGFVRGVREGDSIAWRGIPYADAPIGPLRFRSPRPVRPWAGMRDASTFGPVATQLQNGQFAGVAPGIPQGEDCLTINVVSPAEPTVRRMPVMVFIHGGGYSAGSSRDFSGEGRSFVRTGEVLYVSFSYRLGALGYLDFSRYSSRYRRIDSNLGLRDQVAALRWVHRNIAAFGGDPGNVTVFGESAGGNAITTLMTIPSAGGLFARAIAQSSPANAAYDRALAAAWAADFVDALRRSEHDERPRPLTTEETVALLTTTTATALVTAALAVQACTPQSYPGTFCFAPVIDGRLLPQHPLHAFRTGHAHRVPLIIGTNDREGSVFRGRIDILPRSTSRVEALFAAAPSAARAGMGDAYPGLRSGRSTADFAGDYAFWYPSVKVADYHSRFARVHSYRFDVAPRLLRWAGLDATHGLEMYALFDQADAPFARMITAFGGRKPFTDAGDRMRDAWLHFATRGTAPDVWPPYDEVTRFTRIFAESDRVEGDPRSNRRAAWEAFLPLI, from the coding sequence ATGAGAAGAGCTGCTCCGCGGGCGCGGGACGTCAGGGTGACCGGCGGGTTTGTCCGGGGTGTCCGCGAGGGCGACTCGATCGCGTGGCGCGGCATCCCCTACGCAGACGCTCCGATCGGTCCGCTCAGATTCCGTTCCCCTCGACCGGTGCGGCCATGGGCGGGGATGCGCGACGCGTCGACGTTCGGACCGGTCGCCACCCAGCTGCAGAACGGGCAGTTCGCCGGTGTCGCTCCGGGAATCCCCCAGGGCGAGGACTGCCTGACGATCAACGTCGTCTCTCCCGCCGAACCGACCGTGCGGCGGATGCCCGTGATGGTGTTCATCCACGGCGGGGGCTACAGTGCCGGGTCATCGCGCGACTTCAGCGGGGAGGGGCGGAGCTTCGTGCGCACCGGAGAGGTGCTCTACGTCAGCTTCAGCTATCGACTCGGCGCCCTCGGCTACCTCGACTTCAGCCGTTACTCGAGTCGATATCGGCGTATCGACTCCAATCTCGGGCTCCGCGACCAGGTCGCCGCGCTGCGATGGGTCCATCGCAACATCGCCGCATTCGGTGGGGATCCCGGAAACGTCACGGTCTTCGGGGAGTCAGCCGGCGGCAACGCGATCACGACTCTGATGACGATCCCTTCCGCGGGCGGTTTGTTCGCCCGGGCGATCGCTCAGAGCTCGCCGGCGAACGCGGCGTACGACCGCGCACTCGCCGCGGCATGGGCGGCAGACTTCGTCGACGCTCTCCGTCGAAGCGAGCACGACGAGCGGCCTCGGCCCTTGACCACCGAAGAGACCGTCGCGCTTCTGACCACGACGACGGCGACCGCTCTGGTGACCGCTGCCCTGGCCGTGCAGGCCTGCACTCCGCAGTCCTATCCGGGCACGTTCTGCTTCGCCCCCGTCATCGATGGGCGGCTGCTCCCGCAGCATCCTCTGCACGCCTTCCGAACCGGCCACGCGCATCGTGTTCCACTCATCATCGGGACCAACGACCGCGAGGGCAGCGTCTTCCGGGGGCGGATCGATATCCTGCCGCGTTCGACGAGCCGCGTGGAGGCGCTCTTCGCGGCGGCGCCATCCGCTGCGCGTGCCGGAATGGGCGACGCGTACCCGGGGCTGCGATCGGGGAGGAGCACCGCCGATTTCGCGGGTGACTACGCGTTCTGGTACCCGAGCGTCAAGGTCGCCGACTATCACTCGCGATTCGCTCGGGTGCACAGCTACCGATTCGACGTCGCTCCACGATTGCTGAGGTGGGCGGGACTCGACGCCACGCACGGTCTGGAGATGTACGCCCTGTTCGACCAGGCGGATGCACCCTTCGCGCGGATGATCACCGCGTTCGGCGGGCGGAAGCCCTTCACGGACGCGGGAGATCGCATGCGCGATGCATGGCTGCACTTCGCCACGAGAGGCACCGCTCCCGATGTGTGGCCGCCGTACGACGAGGTCACCCGCTTCACGAGGATCTTCGCTGAATCAGACCGTGTCGAAGGCGATCCGCGCTCGAACCGCCGCGCCGCCTGGGAGGCCTTCCTTCCCCTGATCTGA
- the adhP gene encoding alcohol dehydrogenase AdhP, with product MKAAVVTSFTEPLQIQQRAIPEPGPGQVLVRLETCGLCHTDIHAARGDWPVKPSPPFVPGHEGVGIVEALGDGVTGRVVGERVALPWLGYACGECRYCIDGRETLCESQQNTGYSMDGAFAEYAIASARFAVPVPDGISSVDAAPLTCAGVTTYKALKVAHIVPTEKVAVFGVGGLGHLAVQYGRIMGGSVVAIDVDDGKLDLAHELGAEHVVNAARVDPVAALQQLGGADVAVVLAASPRVFEQAFASLSRGGRLICVALPADQEMTVSIFETVLKGISIIGSIVGTRQDLAEVFALHAAGHTRIIAEPRSLDQVNDAISEVLSGKVLARLVFEY from the coding sequence GTGAAAGCCGCCGTCGTCACCTCGTTCACCGAGCCCCTGCAGATTCAGCAGCGTGCGATCCCCGAGCCGGGACCGGGTCAGGTCCTGGTGCGATTGGAGACGTGCGGTCTCTGCCACACCGACATCCACGCCGCCCGCGGCGACTGGCCGGTCAAGCCCAGCCCGCCGTTCGTTCCCGGACATGAGGGCGTCGGAATCGTCGAGGCGCTCGGCGACGGGGTGACCGGCCGGGTCGTCGGGGAGCGGGTCGCGCTGCCCTGGCTCGGGTACGCGTGCGGCGAGTGCAGGTACTGCATCGACGGTCGGGAGACGCTGTGCGAGTCGCAGCAGAACACGGGGTACTCCATGGACGGCGCCTTCGCCGAATATGCGATCGCCAGTGCGCGCTTCGCCGTTCCCGTCCCGGACGGGATCTCGTCGGTGGATGCCGCTCCGCTGACGTGCGCGGGTGTCACCACCTACAAGGCGCTCAAAGTCGCGCACATCGTGCCCACGGAGAAGGTCGCGGTGTTCGGCGTGGGCGGGCTCGGACACCTCGCCGTGCAGTACGGGCGCATCATGGGCGGATCGGTCGTCGCCATCGATGTCGATGACGGCAAGCTGGATCTCGCCCACGAACTCGGTGCCGAGCACGTCGTGAACGCGGCGAGAGTCGACCCCGTCGCCGCCCTTCAGCAGCTCGGCGGCGCCGATGTGGCGGTCGTTCTCGCAGCGTCCCCGAGGGTGTTCGAGCAGGCGTTCGCCTCGCTCAGTCGTGGCGGGCGTCTGATCTGCGTGGCGCTTCCCGCCGATCAGGAGATGACGGTGTCGATCTTCGAGACCGTGCTGAAGGGTATCTCGATCATCGGGTCGATCGTGGGTACCCGGCAGGACCTCGCCGAGGTGTTCGCCCTGCACGCGGCGGGACACACCAGGATCATCGCGGAGCCCCGCAGCCTCGACCAGGTCAACGACGCGATCTCGGAAGTCCTCTCCGGCAAGGTGCTCGCTCGACTCGTCTTCGAGTACTGA
- a CDS encoding SHOCT domain-containing protein, which produces MFNWNDLWSAMWSFFWIFAFVAYLFALFAVVADLFRDHKLSGWWKAVWVFFLVFVPFLTVLVYLIARGPGMQERTERDSRRAQQAAEEYIRGVADTASPADEITKAKSLMDSGAISAQEFEHLKARALSHGA; this is translated from the coding sequence ATGTTCAACTGGAACGACCTGTGGAGCGCGATGTGGAGTTTCTTCTGGATCTTCGCCTTCGTTGCCTACCTGTTCGCGCTCTTCGCGGTGGTCGCCGACCTGTTCCGCGACCACAAGCTCAGCGGGTGGTGGAAGGCGGTCTGGGTCTTCTTCCTCGTGTTCGTGCCTTTCCTCACCGTGCTCGTCTACCTCATCGCGAGAGGCCCGGGCATGCAGGAACGCACCGAACGCGACTCCCGGCGGGCTCAGCAGGCCGCTGAGGAGTACATCCGCGGAGTTGCGGATACGGCCAGTCCCGCCGACGAGATCACGAAGGCGAAATCCCTGATGGACAGCGGGGCGATCTCGGCGCAGGAGTTCGAACACCTGAAGGCCCGCGCCCTCAGCCATGGCGCGTAG
- a CDS encoding pyridoxamine 5'-phosphate oxidase family protein, which yields MMTRDIDEPGATRPLSEEECWRVLAAAPYGRIAASVAQEIDIYPINHFVVERAIVFRTSPGTKLLELTIHRSVAFEVDGFDRDEAFSVVVKGDATEVERSAEIEAFERRGLESWAPEAKDRWVRITPRTVSGRVFSLAHAP from the coding sequence ATGATGACTCGCGACATCGATGAACCGGGTGCGACACGCCCTCTCTCGGAGGAGGAGTGCTGGCGGGTCCTCGCCGCAGCACCATATGGGCGCATTGCCGCGAGTGTTGCGCAAGAGATCGACATCTATCCGATCAACCACTTCGTCGTGGAGCGAGCCATCGTCTTCCGCACGTCGCCGGGCACGAAACTGCTGGAGCTGACGATCCACCGGTCGGTGGCTTTCGAGGTGGACGGCTTCGACCGCGACGAGGCGTTCAGCGTGGTCGTGAAGGGAGACGCCACCGAGGTCGAGAGGTCCGCGGAGATCGAGGCGTTCGAGCGACGTGGGCTGGAGTCGTGGGCGCCCGAGGCCAAGGACCGGTGGGTGCGCATCACGCCCCGCACGGTGTCGGGTCGGGTGTTCTCACTGGCGCACGCGCCGTGA
- a CDS encoding heavy metal translocating P-type ATPase, giving the protein MTRPGRFLLLTLAATAVVLGGVIVLSVMGSEDTARWSATVWVAAFITWTLVGMVGDVLAGHVGLDVLAVVAMVATLAVGEYIASLIVVLMLSGGEALEQYATRRAKRDLTTLLDRSPRLAHVLTRPDDAGSAETRDVAVADVRVGDILLIRPSEIIPVDGVLVSSAGTFDESSLTGESLPVSRVSGDHVLSGVVNGTGAVRVRAERTSDRSQYQQIVALVESAQASRAPVVRLADRFAVPFTAVALVLAGGAWIVSGLPERFAEVLVLATPCPLLIAAPVAFLGGLSRSAKAGVILKGGGVIEQLARVRSAAFDKTGTLTQGRPRLTEVRPASPFDADEFLRLAASAEQYSTHVFADTIRRAATERGLTLRAAEHADEVATLGVSAVIDGREVVVGKPGYVAEVAPETMPITLHGGEAAAYVAVDGRFAGALVLADPARLESAQVVRWLRDHGVENIVMLTGDGPSTAAAIADQVGIDVVRSDLLPAQKVEYAARMVPRPLMMVGDGINDAPVLAAADIGVAMGARGATAAGDAADVVVLVDSLTKVVEAVAIGRHTLRVAMTAIWIGIGLSTALMIIATSGAIPAVAGALIQELVDVATILYSLRALGGPGARTVGLSTRERVAAGETIDAGDPSRTTR; this is encoded by the coding sequence GTGACCAGGCCTGGACGCTTCCTCCTCCTGACGCTGGCGGCCACCGCCGTGGTACTCGGCGGTGTCATCGTCCTGTCGGTGATGGGAAGCGAAGACACCGCGCGTTGGTCGGCCACGGTGTGGGTGGCAGCGTTCATCACCTGGACGCTCGTGGGCATGGTCGGAGATGTCCTCGCCGGTCATGTGGGCCTCGACGTGCTCGCCGTCGTCGCGATGGTGGCGACGCTCGCCGTGGGGGAGTACATCGCGTCGTTGATCGTGGTGCTCATGCTCTCGGGCGGGGAGGCTCTCGAGCAGTACGCCACACGCCGGGCGAAACGGGACCTTACGACGCTGCTCGACCGCTCCCCGCGGCTCGCTCACGTGTTGACACGACCGGATGATGCGGGCTCGGCCGAGACCCGCGATGTGGCGGTCGCCGACGTGCGGGTGGGCGACATCCTGCTCATCCGCCCGTCGGAGATCATCCCGGTCGACGGTGTTCTCGTGAGCTCCGCGGGAACGTTCGACGAATCCTCGCTGACCGGTGAGAGCCTTCCGGTTTCCCGGGTGAGCGGGGACCACGTGCTGTCGGGCGTCGTCAATGGAACCGGGGCGGTGCGTGTGCGAGCGGAGCGGACGAGCGACCGGAGCCAATACCAGCAGATCGTCGCTCTCGTGGAGAGCGCGCAAGCCTCTCGGGCGCCGGTCGTGCGCCTTGCGGACCGGTTCGCCGTTCCGTTCACGGCGGTGGCGCTCGTCTTGGCTGGTGGAGCGTGGATCGTCTCCGGACTACCGGAGCGGTTCGCCGAGGTTCTCGTTCTCGCAACGCCGTGCCCGCTGCTGATCGCCGCTCCGGTGGCGTTCCTCGGTGGGCTGTCCCGATCGGCCAAGGCGGGCGTCATCTTGAAAGGAGGCGGAGTCATCGAGCAGCTGGCCCGGGTGCGGTCGGCCGCTTTCGACAAGACCGGCACATTGACCCAGGGCCGTCCCCGGTTGACGGAGGTGCGGCCCGCGTCGCCGTTCGACGCCGATGAGTTCCTCCGTCTCGCCGCCTCAGCGGAGCAGTACTCCACGCACGTCTTCGCAGACACGATCCGCCGCGCGGCCACGGAGCGGGGGTTGACGCTGAGGGCGGCCGAACATGCCGACGAAGTGGCCACCCTGGGCGTGTCTGCGGTGATCGATGGACGGGAGGTGGTCGTCGGCAAGCCCGGCTATGTGGCGGAAGTCGCGCCGGAGACGATGCCGATCACCCTCCACGGCGGGGAGGCAGCCGCGTACGTCGCCGTCGACGGGCGCTTCGCCGGCGCGCTCGTGCTCGCCGATCCGGCCCGCCTGGAATCGGCGCAGGTGGTTCGGTGGTTGCGCGACCACGGGGTGGAGAACATCGTCATGCTCACGGGCGACGGGCCATCGACGGCCGCGGCGATCGCCGATCAGGTGGGAATCGATGTCGTGCGCTCCGACCTTCTCCCGGCCCAGAAGGTGGAGTACGCCGCACGAATGGTTCCACGCCCGCTGATGATGGTGGGGGACGGGATCAACGATGCGCCGGTGCTGGCCGCCGCGGACATCGGGGTCGCGATGGGAGCGCGCGGGGCGACAGCCGCCGGTGACGCTGCCGACGTCGTGGTGCTGGTGGACTCCTTGACGAAGGTCGTCGAGGCCGTCGCGATCGGGCGGCACACCCTGCGGGTCGCCATGACGGCGATCTGGATAGGGATCGGGCTCAGCACCGCGCTGATGATCATCGCGACATCCGGCGCCATCCCCGCGGTGGCAGGGGCGCTCATCCAGGAACTCGTCGACGTCGCCACCATCCTCTACTCCCTCCGCGCATTGGGCGGCCCGGGGGCACGGACCGTGGGACTTTCGACCCGAGAACGCGTCGCCGCCGGCGAGACGATCGATGCGGGGGATCCCTCCCGCACGACGAGATGA
- a CDS encoding universal stress protein, whose amino-acid sequence MNETIVVGVADRVADSDAGRRAVTWAIDRAVRSGSALRLVTVVGGTLGVIGEGEVLERAMEQAGARLERYANEAHAQGAAASALVYQGRPVERLVEASVSARLLVIASDYRGPTSSVRRGPHGVRIAAGAHCPVVVVPDIDLSEREGVVVGADGSDLSEAAIAFAAAEADRDGHTLTAVTTWTPVPLSVEFDGYPDGYFDNLQALAEEAQAISLAGIPEDYPDLRVVRVVERGDAADVLNRFALHARLVVVGTHGRGAIARFLLGSTSHEMLAAPATVTAVIR is encoded by the coding sequence GTGAACGAGACGATCGTCGTCGGCGTCGCCGACCGCGTTGCCGACAGCGACGCGGGGCGGCGAGCTGTCACCTGGGCGATCGACCGCGCCGTGAGAAGCGGGAGCGCGCTTCGTCTCGTGACCGTGGTGGGTGGCACTCTCGGCGTCATCGGGGAGGGGGAGGTTCTCGAAAGAGCCATGGAGCAGGCGGGCGCGCGGTTGGAGCGGTACGCGAACGAAGCCCACGCGCAGGGGGCGGCGGCGAGCGCGCTCGTCTACCAGGGGAGGCCGGTCGAGCGTCTGGTCGAAGCATCCGTCTCCGCCCGCCTTCTCGTCATCGCCAGCGACTACCGGGGTCCGACGAGCAGCGTTCGGCGAGGACCCCACGGCGTGCGCATCGCGGCCGGGGCCCACTGCCCGGTCGTCGTCGTTCCCGACATCGATCTTTCGGAACGGGAGGGCGTCGTTGTCGGGGCCGATGGCTCCGACCTCTCGGAAGCTGCCATCGCGTTCGCCGCGGCCGAGGCGGACCGCGACGGCCACACGCTCACCGCGGTCACGACGTGGACACCGGTGCCGCTGAGCGTGGAGTTCGACGGGTACCCCGACGGATACTTCGACAATCTTCAGGCGCTGGCCGAAGAGGCTCAAGCCATCTCTCTCGCCGGAATCCCCGAGGACTACCCCGACCTTCGCGTCGTGCGTGTGGTTGAACGCGGAGATGCCGCCGACGTCCTCAACCGTTTCGCTCTCCACGCGCGACTCGTGGTGGTCGGAACGCACGGGCGCGGGGCGATCGCTCGCTTTCTCCTCGGATCCACGAGCCACGAGATGCTCGCGGCCCCTGCGACCGTCACAGCGGTGATCAGGTGA
- a CDS encoding pyridoxamine 5'-phosphate oxidase family protein — translation MPTMPSPPPSTPESTPPLVTTLSAAECWALIEQGDMGRIALVDPTGDPEVFPVNYLSRKRIVYIRTANDSKLRHIRSHPAVALEIDGADGTLHWSVLLRGIAQQVTTDEELRESGAASLQTSTPTLKRYVIRVEPTAVAGRRFREPGRLTRGAPALRDSRPRRPEPVRPQPIPHLPPFPR, via the coding sequence ATGCCCACCATGCCTTCCCCTCCACCATCGACCCCCGAGTCCACCCCACCGCTCGTCACAACGCTGTCTGCAGCCGAATGCTGGGCATTGATCGAGCAGGGCGACATGGGTCGGATCGCTCTGGTCGACCCCACGGGCGACCCCGAAGTGTTCCCGGTGAACTATCTCAGCCGCAAGCGCATCGTCTACATCCGCACCGCGAACGACAGCAAGCTGCGTCACATCCGCTCCCATCCCGCTGTCGCCCTCGAGATCGACGGAGCCGACGGCACGCTTCACTGGAGCGTCCTCCTCCGCGGCATCGCCCAGCAGGTGACGACGGACGAAGAGCTCCGCGAGAGCGGCGCCGCCTCATTGCAGACCTCGACGCCGACACTCAAGCGCTACGTCATCCGTGTCGAACCTACGGCCGTCGCTGGCCGGAGATTTCGCGAACCGGGTCGTCTGACCCGCGGCGCGCCCGCCCTGCGGGATTCTCGCCCCCGCCGACCGGAGCCCGTACGACCCCAACCCATTCCGCACCTGCCACCGTTCCCTCGGTGA
- a CDS encoding GAF domain-containing protein — MTTQSRLRALLHAVQTVVGDIDLPTVLTRVVEAAVQLVDAEYGAIGVVSPDGKSLDEFIHVGVDEGAAVLIGHLPRGRGVLGALLADPRPIRMPHIADDVRAVGFPVHHPPMDSFLGVPVRVREEVFGNLYLTNRRGGVFSAEDEELLDAMATTAGFAIQNARLFEEARLRERWMSAASQLSSALLSTPPQGALDLIAGRVSDVSRAAAVAVVTAADSEPVVRVAAWRGPEEITIHPRIQTAQTFAAPALVDGDRVTVRAAEGTTDDPLRVNGADGAGPSMAVPLRSRLRSWGAIIVSRSPGEKAFSEVDAEVLANLASQASIALELADARAEQQRTILAEDRARIARDLHDHVIQQLFGAEMTLLSVAAGLPDGSRRHQLQQATDHVDLAISQIRTIVFALSSKDATSVRHRIIDSVAAASGTLLRTPSIRFGGPVDHIVGGQLADDLVAAVSELLSNSIRHADADNISLEVTARDDALSLVVVDDGKGMGAARRRSGLKNLEDRAVAHGGVLEILSGPTGTRAHWSAIIRSEGEGVP, encoded by the coding sequence ATGACCACGCAGAGTCGCCTGCGCGCGCTGCTTCACGCCGTACAGACGGTCGTTGGCGACATCGATCTCCCCACGGTGCTCACCAGGGTCGTCGAGGCAGCCGTGCAACTGGTCGACGCCGAGTACGGAGCGATCGGCGTCGTCTCACCGGACGGGAAGTCGCTGGACGAGTTCATCCACGTCGGCGTGGATGAGGGTGCCGCGGTGCTCATCGGACATCTGCCGAGGGGACGCGGTGTGCTGGGGGCTCTGCTCGCCGATCCGCGGCCTATCAGGATGCCGCACATCGCCGACGACGTCCGCGCGGTCGGCTTTCCTGTTCACCACCCGCCGATGGACTCCTTCCTGGGCGTGCCCGTGCGGGTCCGCGAGGAGGTGTTCGGAAACCTCTACCTCACGAATCGGCGCGGCGGCGTCTTCTCCGCGGAGGACGAGGAGCTGTTGGACGCCATGGCGACCACCGCGGGTTTCGCGATCCAGAACGCCCGGCTCTTCGAGGAAGCCCGACTGCGGGAGCGGTGGATGTCGGCCGCCTCTCAGCTCTCGTCGGCGCTGCTGAGCACGCCCCCGCAAGGTGCCCTGGACCTCATCGCGGGGCGAGTCAGTGATGTCTCGCGCGCGGCGGCGGTCGCCGTCGTGACGGCGGCCGACTCGGAACCAGTGGTACGAGTGGCCGCCTGGCGGGGCCCGGAAGAGATCACCATCCATCCCCGGATACAGACGGCGCAGACGTTCGCGGCCCCCGCTCTGGTCGACGGCGATCGGGTGACGGTGCGTGCGGCTGAGGGCACGACCGACGATCCGCTCCGGGTGAACGGGGCCGACGGCGCCGGACCGTCCATGGCCGTTCCGCTTCGCTCTCGTCTTCGATCGTGGGGAGCGATCATTGTCTCCCGATCTCCCGGGGAGAAAGCATTCTCGGAGGTGGATGCGGAGGTCCTCGCGAATCTCGCCTCGCAGGCGAGCATCGCGCTGGAGCTTGCGGACGCCCGCGCCGAACAGCAGCGCACCATTCTCGCGGAAGACCGTGCGCGGATCGCTCGCGACCTCCACGACCACGTCATCCAACAGCTCTTCGGTGCGGAGATGACCCTGTTGTCTGTCGCCGCCGGCCTGCCGGACGGCTCTCGCCGTCATCAGCTGCAGCAGGCGACGGACCACGTCGATCTCGCGATCTCGCAGATCCGCACCATCGTCTTCGCGCTGTCGTCGAAAGACGCCACGTCGGTTCGCCACCGCATCATCGACAGTGTCGCCGCAGCCTCCGGCACTCTCCTGCGCACCCCCTCCATTCGGTTCGGCGGGCCGGTCGATCACATCGTCGGAGGGCAGCTCGCCGATGATCTCGTCGCCGCTGTCAGCGAGTTGCTCTCCAACAGCATCCGGCATGCGGATGCCGACAACATCTCCCTGGAGGTGACCGCCCGCGACGACGCCCTCTCGCTCGTCGTGGTCGATGACGGCAAGGGGATGGGTGCGGCCCGTCGTCGCAGCGGGCTCAAGAATCTCGAGGATCGCGCGGTCGCCCACGGCGGGGTGCTCGAGATCCTCAGTGGACCGACCGGCACGCGCGCGCACTGGTCGGCGATCATCCGCTCCGAGGGCGAGGGAGTTCCATGA
- a CDS encoding response regulator, translating into MIRVFVVDDHEIVRRGVVDLVETARDMEVVGEAGTLRQAAARIPAAAPDVAVLDVRLPDGSGVDLCRDLRSMMPGLACLMLTAHDDDDATFDAVLAGAAGYLLKSVGAKTLLDDIRAVAGGKILLSAAASQRASAQMREQPRDDPRMGSLGLRERQVLALIADGLTNRQIGERLGLAEKTVKNYVSSLLSKLGVGSRTQAALLRVEYDDTR; encoded by the coding sequence ATGATCCGCGTCTTCGTCGTGGACGATCATGAGATCGTGCGGCGCGGTGTGGTGGACCTGGTGGAGACCGCTCGCGACATGGAAGTGGTGGGAGAGGCGGGAACGCTTCGACAGGCGGCCGCCCGGATCCCTGCCGCCGCTCCCGATGTCGCCGTTCTTGACGTCCGGTTACCCGATGGCAGTGGCGTCGACCTGTGCCGGGATCTGCGATCGATGATGCCGGGGCTCGCCTGCCTGATGCTCACCGCCCACGATGACGACGATGCCACCTTCGACGCGGTGCTGGCCGGCGCCGCGGGGTACCTCCTGAAGAGCGTCGGAGCGAAGACTCTTCTCGACGACATCCGAGCCGTGGCCGGCGGCAAGATCCTGTTGAGCGCGGCGGCTTCGCAACGAGCTTCCGCGCAGATGCGCGAGCAGCCTCGGGACGACCCCCGCATGGGGTCGCTCGGGTTGCGCGAGCGACAGGTGCTCGCGCTCATTGCGGACGGCTTGACGAACCGGCAGATCGGCGAACGGCTCGGCCTGGCGGAGAAGACGGTGAAGAACTACGTGTCGTCACTTCTTAGCAA